The following proteins are co-located in the Aquarana catesbeiana isolate 2022-GZ linkage group LG02, ASM4218655v1, whole genome shotgun sequence genome:
- the LOC141126399 gene encoding olfactory receptor 52K2-like — MEGLTQNQTMISYTEFVLFGFPSIIKNRKLLIIPFTVIYIIILSGNLLVIYRIFVEPSLHSPMYFLISLLLTINVSYTASILPKLLVGLSFDLNQITLAGCLTQIFYIAFISLYESSVMLSMALDRFIAVCRPLRYNDIMTTRLLVQLSAAGITRSTFFIFPVVILTASVRFCRSNIILNFVCENMGLLSLACGDTSKPQAVGLMVRILATVTDVSLILLSYSCILYMALKIAVGKARHKALNTCGTHLTVALIIYLAALFSSVMPRVHTQITPDVENMISAIYHMTPASLNPFVYGFGVKEIRRCLTKSRKNKAMLR; from the coding sequence ATGGAAGGACTAACCCAGAACCAGACCATGATTTCTTACACGGAATTTGTCCTCTTTGGGTTTCCCAGCATAATAAAAAACAGGAAATTGTTAATAATTCCATttactgtaatatatataataatctTGTCTGGAAACCTCCTCGTCATCTATCGGATCTTTGTTGAACCGAGCCTCCACTCCCCCATGTACTTCCTTATATCCCTTCTTTTGACCATTAATGTTTCCTACACAGCCTCCATCCTGCCGAAACTTCTAGTTGGGTTGTCTTTTGATTTGAACCAGATAACTCTGGCTGGCTGCCTCACCCAGATTTTTTATATTGCCTTCATTTCTCTTTATGAGTCTAGTGTTATGCTTTCAATGGCCCTGGACAGATTCATAGCTGTCTGTAGACCATTAAGATACAACGATATCATGACCACACGTTTGCTGGTCCAGTTGTCTGCCGCTGGGATCACGAGGAGTACATTCTTTATTTTTCCAGTAGTAATATTGACTGCTAGTGTCCGCTTCTGTAGGTCCAACATCATTCTGAATTTTGTCTGTGAGAACATGGGGCTTCTGAGCCTTGCCTGCGGAGATACCTCCAAACCGCAAGCTGTAGGCCTCATGGTCCGAATCTTGGCCACAGTGACTGATGTCAGCCTTATTCTACTGTCTTACTCCTGCATTCTTTACATGGCCTTGAAGATTGCCGTTGGAAAGGCTCGTCATAAAGCCTTGAACACGTGTGGTACCCACCTTACGGTGGCCCTGATTATTTACCTCGCTGCACTGTTTTCTTCTGTTATGCCGAGAGTACACACACAAATTACCCCTGATGTTGAGAACATGATTAGTGCCATCTACCACATGACCCCAGCTTCTCTAAATCCCTTTGTCTATGGATTTGGAGTGAAAGAGATCAGAAGGTGCCTCACCAAATCCCGGAAGAACAAGGCTATGCTTCGCTAA